From a region of the Mobula hypostoma chromosome 6, sMobHyp1.1, whole genome shotgun sequence genome:
- the neurod1 gene encoding neurogenic differentiation factor 1 isoform X1, whose amino-acid sequence MLPDLLSSSSVLILTMTKSYTENMMPETQSNPSWTDDCLSSQDEHEVDKKDDENEAMSLTFKEEREELDKMGEDDDEDEEEDEDDDGDEEEVDEDEDQKPKRRGPKKKKMTKARQERFKMRRMKANARERNRMHGLNAALDSLRKVVPCYSKTQKLSKIETLRLAKNYIWALSEILRSGKSPDLVSFVQTLCKGLSQPTTNLVAGCLQLNPRTFLPEQNQDMPHMQTASASFSVHPYTYQSPGLPSPPYGNMDSSHIFHVKPHSYAGALEPFFESTLTECTSPSFDGPLSPPLSINGNFTFKHEPSQEFDKNYTFTMHYPAATLAGPQGHSSMFSATTPRCEIPIDNIMPYDAHSQHERVMSAQLNAIFHD is encoded by the exons atgttgcccgatctgctgagttcctccagcgtgtt GATTTTAACGATGACCAAGTCGTACACGGAAAACATGATGCCAGAGACCCAGAGTAATCCCAGTTGGACTGATGACTGCCTCAGTTCCCAGGATGAGCACGAAGTCGACAAAAAGGACGATGAAAACGAAGCCATGAGTCTTACCTTCAAGGAAGAGAGGGAAGAACTTGATAAAATGGGGGAAGATGATGACGAGGACGAGGAGGAGGATGAAGACGATGACGGTGATGAGGAGGAAGTGGACGAGGATGAAGATCAGAAACCGAAACGGCGGGGGCcgaagaaaaagaaaatgactAAAGCCAGACAGGAAAGGTTTAAAATGAGGAGAATGAAAGCTAACGCCAGAGAGAGGAACCGCATGCACGGCCTGAACGCAGCATTGGACAGTCTGCGAAAAGTCGTGCCCTGTTACTCGAAAACCCAAAAGCTCTCCAAGATCGAGACTCTGAGACTGGCAAAGAACTATATCTGGGCTTTGTCGGAGATCCTGCGTTCAGGAAAGAGCCCGGACCTTGTATCGTTCGTCCAGACGCTTTGCAAAGGGTTATCCCAGCCCACCACTAACCTAGTCGCTGGCTGCCTTCAGCTGAACCCGCGAACTTTCCTTCCAGAGCAGAACCAGGACATGCCGCATATGCAAACGGCCAGTGCTTCCTTCTCCGTACACCCGTACACGTACCAGTCCCCTGGTCTTCCGAGTCCGCCCTACGGTAACATGGACAGCTCCCACATATTTCACGTCAAGCCGCACAGTTATGCAGGGGCACTGGAACCTTTCTTTGAAAGCACTCTCACTGAATGCACTAGCCCGTCCTTCGACGGGCCGTTAAGCCCACCCTTAAGCATCAATGGGAATTTCACTTTTAAGCACGAGCCTTCTCAAGAGTTTGACAAGAACTATACTTTCACCATGCACTACCCCGCAGCCACGCTGGCCGGGCCCCAAGGACACAGTTCCATGTTTTCTGCCACGACCCCTCGGTGTGAAATCCCCATAGACAACATCATGCCATACGACGCCCACTCGCAGCACGAGCGAGTTATGAGTGCCCAGCTTAATGCCATCTTCCACGATTAA
- the neurod1 gene encoding neurogenic differentiation factor 1 isoform X2, with product MTKSYTENMMPETQSNPSWTDDCLSSQDEHEVDKKDDENEAMSLTFKEEREELDKMGEDDDEDEEEDEDDDGDEEEVDEDEDQKPKRRGPKKKKMTKARQERFKMRRMKANARERNRMHGLNAALDSLRKVVPCYSKTQKLSKIETLRLAKNYIWALSEILRSGKSPDLVSFVQTLCKGLSQPTTNLVAGCLQLNPRTFLPEQNQDMPHMQTASASFSVHPYTYQSPGLPSPPYGNMDSSHIFHVKPHSYAGALEPFFESTLTECTSPSFDGPLSPPLSINGNFTFKHEPSQEFDKNYTFTMHYPAATLAGPQGHSSMFSATTPRCEIPIDNIMPYDAHSQHERVMSAQLNAIFHD from the coding sequence ATGACCAAGTCGTACACGGAAAACATGATGCCAGAGACCCAGAGTAATCCCAGTTGGACTGATGACTGCCTCAGTTCCCAGGATGAGCACGAAGTCGACAAAAAGGACGATGAAAACGAAGCCATGAGTCTTACCTTCAAGGAAGAGAGGGAAGAACTTGATAAAATGGGGGAAGATGATGACGAGGACGAGGAGGAGGATGAAGACGATGACGGTGATGAGGAGGAAGTGGACGAGGATGAAGATCAGAAACCGAAACGGCGGGGGCcgaagaaaaagaaaatgactAAAGCCAGACAGGAAAGGTTTAAAATGAGGAGAATGAAAGCTAACGCCAGAGAGAGGAACCGCATGCACGGCCTGAACGCAGCATTGGACAGTCTGCGAAAAGTCGTGCCCTGTTACTCGAAAACCCAAAAGCTCTCCAAGATCGAGACTCTGAGACTGGCAAAGAACTATATCTGGGCTTTGTCGGAGATCCTGCGTTCAGGAAAGAGCCCGGACCTTGTATCGTTCGTCCAGACGCTTTGCAAAGGGTTATCCCAGCCCACCACTAACCTAGTCGCTGGCTGCCTTCAGCTGAACCCGCGAACTTTCCTTCCAGAGCAGAACCAGGACATGCCGCATATGCAAACGGCCAGTGCTTCCTTCTCCGTACACCCGTACACGTACCAGTCCCCTGGTCTTCCGAGTCCGCCCTACGGTAACATGGACAGCTCCCACATATTTCACGTCAAGCCGCACAGTTATGCAGGGGCACTGGAACCTTTCTTTGAAAGCACTCTCACTGAATGCACTAGCCCGTCCTTCGACGGGCCGTTAAGCCCACCCTTAAGCATCAATGGGAATTTCACTTTTAAGCACGAGCCTTCTCAAGAGTTTGACAAGAACTATACTTTCACCATGCACTACCCCGCAGCCACGCTGGCCGGGCCCCAAGGACACAGTTCCATGTTTTCTGCCACGACCCCTCGGTGTGAAATCCCCATAGACAACATCATGCCATACGACGCCCACTCGCAGCACGAGCGAGTTATGAGTGCCCAGCTTAATGCCATCTTCCACGATTAA